The following are from one region of the Nicotiana tomentosiformis chromosome 7, ASM39032v3, whole genome shotgun sequence genome:
- the LOC138896183 gene encoding uncharacterized protein, which produces MDRLTAEKKTARAQLSSTESQLQGIKEKSSVQARKIDELEARLVSKLAKAKSEAEKAKAEAHAFVAVYRADAEAVQVQAIKAAETAQTLAYWVVKLAKFQSRRETLEEIHARGFDFTEEIKKAKELEANAGALASDDDDDGSKSGSESREEPDGEETAPGDNQET; this is translated from the coding sequence ATGGACCGCCTCACTGCAGAAAAaaagactgctcgagcccaattatcatcgaccgaaagtcaacttcaaggcataaaagagaagagctcggttcaagcaagaaaaatagacgagctcgaggctcggttggtttccaaacttgccaaggccaaatctgaagccgaaaaagCAAAGGCTGAGGCGCatgcattcgtggccgtctatcgggccgatgctgaagccgttCAAGTACAAGCGATaaaggcagccgagaccgctcaaactctaGCATATTGGGTTGTTAAACTCGCCAAAttccaatctcggagggaaacccttgaggagatccatgctcgaggttttgactttaccgaagagataaaaaaggctaaagagcttgaagccAATGCcggagccttggcttccgatgatgatgatgacgggagcaagagtgggtctgagagcagggaggagcccgatggagaagagactgcccccggAGATAACCAGGAAACTTAG